From the genome of Longimicrobium sp.:
CGCCTGCCAGAGCGCCAGCTCGCTCCCGCGCGAGGCGATGCGGACCGGGCGGGCGTCTACCACTGCGACTGCGCCCCTTCGATCACCTTCTGCACCACCTGCTCCAGCGCCTTGCGCCGCCCCACATCCACCGTCTCGCCGCGCTGGCGGCTGAAGTCGCCCAGCGCGGAGATGGAGCTGCCCTGCCAGATCACGCGGTCGTTCTTCACGTCGTAGATCTCCGCGTCGAACGTGATCCGCACCTGCGTCTGGTTGCTGGTGATGCGCCCGCCCGGCGTGTTGGGGTCGATGTTGGTGACCGCCTCGTCGTAGCCGGAGAGCTTGCCGCGGATGATGGCGTCGGCGGTCTGCTGCGGCGCCAGGCGCACGCCCAGGTTCCGCGGCAGCTCGGTCTGCAGCTGCCGCTGCACGTCGCTGCGCAGGATGTCGTACGGCGTGGTGTTGTCCCACAGGTCGATGTAGACCGTGCGGATGTTGGCCGGCAGCCCGCCGCCGGTGAACTTGTAGATGCAGCCGGTGGCGAGCAGCGCGGCGACCAGCACCGCGCTAGCGGCCCGTGCCCGGCGGGCTCCAGGTGTCTTCGGGAAACGAAGCGACATCGGTGGATGATTCCAGCGTGAGGTTCAGCGACCGGTAGGCCACCTGGTCGCGGTAGCGCGCGGCCTTCAGCGAGCCGTCGGCGGCCCGCTCCAGGTCCACGGTTTCCTGTACACCGCCGCCACGCAGACGTCGCACCGACTGCAGCCGGCCGCCCTGCGCGCGGTATTCCAGCGTCCCGTCGCCGCCCAGGTCGTAGCGCAGCGTCACGCGCCCGCCCTCGTCCGTCGCCGCGGCGAGCCGCGCCGAGGAGGGGGGGCGGACCACGCCCACGGCGGCCCAGAGGAGCGCCGAGGTGGGGAGCTTGAAGCGCTCCTGCACGGCGGCGGGGATGCGCGGCGTCTCGTCCACCAGCGCGGCGGCCAGGTAGGTCTCCCCGCGCGGGCCGAACAGGTCCAGCCGGAAGCGGTCCGGCGCGGCGAAGCGGGCCACGCCGCGGCCGTTGAAGCGCGAGCCGGCCTCGTCCAGCGCCCAGCCGAACTGCATCTGGCGGGGGGATGACGGAAGCGTCGCGCGCCGCAGCGCCTCGGCGATGGAGTCCGGGCTCGCGGCGGCGCTCGTGGCCGATCCCGCCGCTGTTTCGGGAGATGGGGACGCAGCCGGCGCGCCCGTTCCCGCGGTGGACGCGGCGCACGCCGCCAGGGCAACGGCGAAGGCCGCGGTCATGCCGAATCGTTCGTACATCAACGCACCTCTTCCACGCGGATGATCCGGTCGCCGGGCAGGATGCGCCCGGCGGCGTCCATCCCCCGCACCACCCGCCCGAACACCGTGTAGGTGCCGTCGAGGTGGGGCTGCGGCGAATGGGTGACGAACCACTGGCTCCCCCCCGTGTCCGGCCCGCTGAGCGCCATCCCCAGCGTGCCGGTCTCGTACGGGTGCCGGTTGATCTCGTCCCGGATGGCATACCCCGGACCGCCGTTGGTGTCCCCGCGCGGATCGCCGCCCTGGACCACGAAGTTGGCCACCACGCGCGGCCAGTCCTGCCCGTTGAAGTATCCCCGCCGCGCCAGCGTCAGGAAGTTGTCCACGGTCATCGGCGCGTCGTCGCCGAACAATTCAAGCTCGATGGTGCCGCGGTTGGTGACGATGCGCGCGTGCCGCCGGGGCCGGACCACTCCGGAGCGGACCAGCAGCTCGTAATCGTCCATCGACCGCGCGGTGGAGATGGGAAGCGGCGTGCCCCACCCGCCGGGGACGTCCTCGCCGAAGGCCGTCACCACGTGCTGGCGAACGAGATAATCGGACGAGCGGCCGAAGCGCGCGAAGAAGGCGCGGGCCACGCCGGTGTCCTTGCGTCCCAGCGCGCCGAGCGCGTCCACGGCGGCCAGCGCGGCGTCGTCCATCGAGTCGCGCTGGGCGCGGTCGTACGCGGCCAGCAGCGCGGGCGCGTCCGCCGGGTCGGCGATGGCGCCCAGGCCGTTGATGGCGTTCACCCGCGCGTAGAAGTCGGGGTTCTCCAACCCGGCGAGCAGCAGCGGCCGGATGCGCGCCGCGCCGTCCCCCGCCGCGCCCACGGCGGCCTCGAGCGCGGCCGTGGCGACGCGGCCGTCTGGATCGCGGATCGCCGCCTCCAGCTTCGGGCGAAGGGGGGACGAGACGAAGCCTGCCGTGGCCGCCGCGCCCGCGTAGACGCGCGCCGCCGCCGCCCGCGAGCGCCACCCGCTCTCGCGCATGAACGCGTCCGCCACCGTTGCCGCGGAGGATGCGTCCACCGCCGCGAGGGCGGAGAGCGCGGCCGTGCGCAGGGCGATGGGCTTCGCGGCGTCGAGCGCGACCCGCCGCAGCGCGTCCGCGGACGAGGGCGCCTTCGCCCCCAGCCGCTCCAGCGACTCCGCGGCGGTGATCGCCAGATACGCATCCCCGCCGCCGAGCATTGTGACGAGGCGGGAGATGGACTCCGGCGCGTCGTACGTCCCCAGCGTGCGCACGGCGTTCACGCTGACGGCGTGGTTCGCGTCGCCCACGCCCGCCATTACCAGCCGCAGCGCGGTGGCGCGATCGATCGCCGCCGAGTCCGCCAGCGCCGCCGTGAGCCCGCGCATGGCGAAGGAGCGGACCAGCGGCTCGGCGGCCGTCGCCACGCGCGCGAGCGCCGCCGTGCCCTGCGGGCTGGGACGGCGCGACAGCGCGTACGCCGCGCGCCAGCGGATCTCCGGGTCCGCGGACGAGA
Proteins encoded in this window:
- a CDS encoding DUF4136 domain-containing protein, with protein sequence MLVAALLATGCIYKFTGGGLPANIRTVYIDLWDNTTPYDILRSDVQRQLQTELPRNLGVRLAPQQTADAIIRGKLSGYDEAVTNIDPNTPGGRITSNQTQVRITFDAEIYDVKNDRVIWQGSSISALGDFSRQRGETVDVGRRKALEQVVQKVIEGAQSQW
- a CDS encoding peptidylprolyl isomerase, translating into MSVAAGLLRLEDRREYDAVGLSAAAADASAEVRRRAVLAAGRIGDKRATPLVVARLADADTSVAASAAFALGLLRDTTAAPALAQFLRSADVARRPSVIGEAALALGKMPTQGGKQAVEDFLAHAPASGPGVRRAVGEALLAFWRFPRPMNVNVATRWLSSADPEIRWRAAYALSRRPSPQGTAALARVATAAEPLVRSFAMRGLTAALADSAAIDRATALRLVMAGVGDANHAVSVNAVRTLGTYDAPESISRLVTMLGGGDAYLAITAAESLERLGAKAPSSADALRRVALDAAKPIALRTAALSALAAVDASSAATVADAFMRESGWRSRAAAARVYAGAAATAGFVSSPLRPKLEAAIRDPDGRVATAALEAAVGAAGDGAARIRPLLLAGLENPDFYARVNAINGLGAIADPADAPALLAAYDRAQRDSMDDAALAAVDALGALGRKDTGVARAFFARFGRSSDYLVRQHVVTAFGEDVPGGWGTPLPISTARSMDDYELLVRSGVVRPRRHARIVTNRGTIELELFGDDAPMTVDNFLTLARRGYFNGQDWPRVVANFVVQGGDPRGDTNGGPGYAIRDEINRHPYETGTLGMALSGPDTGGSQWFVTHSPQPHLDGTYTVFGRVVRGMDAAGRILPGDRIIRVEEVR